The genome window TGCTGCTGGTGGTCGCGGCATGGCCGGCGTTTGCGGCGCCGGCCACGGCGCCGGCATCTTGCCAGCGGCCAGCGTTGCCGGTGGCCTGCGCCGGCCCGACCGCGGTCGGGCGCTTCATCGCCCGCAACGCCGGTCCGTGGCAGCCGTACGCCTTCGCCGCACCGCTTGATGTGCCGGCGGGGCAGACCCTGGCCATCGCGATCTGCGGGCAGGCCAACCAGGCCGTGCAGGACGCGCACTGGCCGGCGTTGGCGTCGTTGCTGCCGACACTGGTTCACCGCGTCGGCAACGACGCCACGCTGGCGATCCTGGTCCAGGACAGCGCCAACGTCGCCCTGGGCGGGCGCCTGACCCTGGGCGAGGACACGCTCGGCGCCGACGGCACGCTGCACGCACCCACGGGGCCGGTGCAGGCGGCCCTGATCGGCACGCTGGTCGATGGCCCCATCGGCGCCGGTGCGCGCGTCGACCTGTATCTGCGCGATGCGGCCAACGTCAGCCTGCAGACAGCGCAGAGCCGCCTGCACCTGGGCGGCGGCAGCCTCAGCGAACGGCTGATCGCGCCGCGCGATGCAGCGGTCGCGGCCGCCGATGGCGCCTGTCTCGAGGTCGTCGTGGAGCGGAGCGACCGCGTGCGCGGTGGCCAGGGAACGCTGACGATCGGCGGCGGCCGCCTGCAGGGCGCGCTGATCGCGCATCCGCTGCGTGGCGGCCGCGTCGCCGTGCAGGTGGACGACGTGGCGAATGTGGTGGTGGACGAAGTCCGTCTGTTCGCCGGCCAGTTGCTGGACGAGGCGCTGCAAGCCGGGCCGTGGCTGGGCGGCCAGATCGCGATCGCGCTCGCCAATGCCGCCAATGTCGATGCGCGGGCGCTGGACATCCAGGATGCCGTGCTGGTCGACGAACTGGTCGATGCCGGGCAGGTGCAGGAGGCGGCGATCGAGCTGCGCCTGGCCGATACCGGCAATGCCAGCGTTGCCGGTGCGCTGCGCATTCGCGATGGCGGGCTGATCGACGAGCCGCTGGACGCCGCCGATCTGCTTGCGTCCGATATCACGGTGACCCTGCTGCGCAGCGGCAATGCCGTCGCGGCCGATGCGCGGATCGTGGACGGGGAACTGATCGACGAAGCGATCGACGCCGGTGCGGTGCAGGACGCGACCTTGGCGGTGCGCTTCGAGGACGCCGGCAATCTGCATGCGGCGACGGCGCGGATCGAGGAAGGCGAGCTGATCGACGAGGCGATCGATGCGGCGTCCTTCGACGGCGGCACGCTCGACGTGGGGTTCGCGAACAGCGGCAACGTCACCGGCGGCACGCTGGCCGTCGTCCATGGCGAACTGATCGACGAGGCGGTCGACCTGCAGGGCACGCTCGCGCGTGCGCACCTGCGCCTGGACATGGCCGACGCCGGCAACGCCCGGGTCGAGACGCTGGACATCGTCGAGGGCGAACTGGTCGACGAGTTGCTGGACCTGGTCGATGCGCGCGATGCCAGCGTGGAACTGCGCGTACGGCGCAGTGCCAACGCGGGCGGTGCGCTGTCGGCGTCGGGTCAACGCGTGTCGGTCGTATATGGCGAGTTGATGGATGAGGTGATCGACGCGGCGGGCGCGCTCGACGGATTCGCCGGCGTCGTCGACCTGGGCGAGGTCGCCAACGCGCGCGCCGCACACATCGCGCTGCAGGGTGCGCAATTGCTCGACGGCGTGTTGGACGCGGCGGCGCTGCGCGTCAGCGAACTCGGCCTGCAGCTGGCCGATGTGGCCAACGCGCGCTATCGGGATGCCCTGGAGATGCGGGAAAACAGCACGCTGTTGGGGACGCTGGCCGACGTGGACAGCCGCGATGCCGCCTCGCAGATCGCCACGGTGGTCGTGGCCAGCGGGGAGGCGATCCAGGTGCCGTAGCGCGCGCCTGGCGAGCAGTGCGACGGCCGGTGGCTGCGCTGCGACCAGCGCCGCATCGTTGGGGCGCTGCATCGTTCGTCTGGATGCGTCGTGACGGGTGGCGGCGCTGGTGATGTCCATCCTTGCCACGATCAAGCGGGCGCGTCATGCCCCGTAGGCGTGGCTTCAGCCGCGACGGGACTTCCCCGTGACACGGGGGCGGCTGAAGCCTCTCCTGCACAGGGGGCTTTGTCGTTAGTGGATGTTCGCTTCCATCGCGATGGCCATCGCCGGGAAACCTGTCGCGGCTGATTCCCAAGAAGGAGCCAAGAACCGCGCCTACGGCGTGTCTGAGCAAGCGCGGCGTGGCAGCGATCAGCGCGTGTCGGCCTGCAGCTCCCGCCGCGCCGCGGCGATCGCCGCGATCCGCGCCTTGGCCAGCGCCTCGCCGATCTGCGGGCCGCTCAGCCCCTGTGCGGCCAGATCGCGTGCGTTCACCGCCAGCGCGGCCGCATGCAGGCGCTGCAGGTCGCGGCCCTGCGGGTAGTCGGCGTCCTCGCTGCCGAGGCGGCCGCGCTTGTCGGCCTCGCACACCCGCGCCAGTTGCGCGATGCGCTCGGGCTTGCGGAAGCCGTCGCAGCGCTGCAGCAGTTCGTGCACGGTGCGGTCGCGCAACTCGGCCAGGCGATGCACGTTCAGATGCTCGCGGCAGGCGATCTCGGCCAGTTGCCGCTGCTCCTGCGGCACTTTCAAGCGCTCGCACAGCGCGCGCAGCGGGGCCAGGCCGCGTTGCTCGTGCATCAGGTGGCGCGGCCATTCCTCGGGCGGCGTCAGCGCCTTGCCCAGGTCGTGGGTCAGCGCGGCGAAGCCGACCAGCGCATCGCCCGGCGCCAGTCGCGCGGCCATGTCGCTGACCAGTTCCTGGTGGCGGCCGGTGTCGATCTCGGGATGGTAGTCGGCGCGTTGCGGCACCCCGTACAGCGCATCCAGCTCCGGCAGCACCCAGCGCAGCGCCTCGGCCTCGCGCAGCGTGCGCAGGAACGCCGAGGGCTGGGCCGAGGTCAGGCTGCGCCGCAGTTCCTGCCACACGCGTTCGGGCACCAGCGTTTCCAGTTCGCCGCTGGCGGCCATTGCGCGCATCAGCGCCAGGGTCTCGTCGGCGACGCGGAACCCCAGCGGCGCCAGCCGCGCCATGAACCGCGCCGCGCGCAGCACCCGCAACGGATCCTCGGCGAAGGCGGGGCCGACATGGCGCAGCACCCGCTGCTCGAGATCGCGTGCGCCGCCGTAGGGATCGACCAGGCGCCCATCGGCCTCGTCGCGGGCGATGGCGTTGATGGTGAAATCGCGCCGCTGCAGGTCTTCCTCCAGCGTCACCGACGGATCGGCCTGCACCACGAAGCCGTGGTAGCCGCGCCCGGCCTTGCGCTCGGTGCGCGCCAGCGCGTACTCCTCGCCGCTGCGCGGATGCAGGAACACCGGGAAATCGCGGCCGACCTGCTTGTAGCCCAGCTCCAGCATCTGCTGCGGGGTGGCGCCGACCACCACCCAGTCGCGGTCGCCGGGCGGCTGGCCGAGCAGGGCGTCGCGGACGGCGCCGCCGACGAGGTAGGTTTTCATGGGGGGGCGGGAATGGGGAGTCGGGAATCGGGAATGGTAAAAGCAGGTTGACTAGATCCGATGCCTTGCTGGCGCGCGAGCACAGCAGCTCGGGCGATCGCACGCGATGTGTCGTTGCGATTCCCCATTCCCTATTCCCGATTCCCGGCCGCCGCACCGGCGGCCTCACACACAAACTTCTTCCGCGGCGCATCCAGCTTGCCGAGCATGCGCTCGGTGACCGGCAGGGCGTCGCCGTTGAGGCGCCAGTCGTAGATCACGCTGAAGGCCAGGATGCGCGCGACGTACTCGCGGGTTTCCTTGTAGCTGACCGTCTCGATCCAGAAGTCGGGGTCGTGGCCCGGGCGCTGGGTCTGCCAGCGCGAGGCCGGTCCGGGGCCGGCGTTGTAGGCGGCGATGGTCAGGTAGGGCAGGCCGTAGGTGTTGAGCAACTGGCGCAGGTAGGCGGTGCCGATGGCGATGTTGGTGTCCGGGTCGTACAGGCTGGCGGCGCCGCCGTAGCCGGCCAGGCCGAGGTTGCGGGCGATGCTGGCGCCGGTGGCCGGCACCACCTGCATCAGGCCCATCGCGTTGGCCGGCGAGCGTGCGTTCGGATTGAACACGCTCTCGGCGCGGATCTCGGCGGCGACCCAGGCCGGGTCGATCGCGTTCCTGCCGGCTTCGCGGCGAATGGTCTCGGCGTGGTGCAGCGGGAAGCGCAGCGTGTACAGGCGCTGCTCCTCCGGGCGCTTGCCGAGCCCGAACACCGCGCGGTCGAACCAGCCGTTGGCGCTGGCCACTTCCACCGCCAGGCGCCGCTGGGTGTCGTCGAAGCGGCTCAGCGCATCGTTCCACTCGGCCACCGCCCAGCCGGCGCGGTCGATCTTGAACAGCTCCAGCGCGCGGATCAGCGCCGGGTCGCGCGCCACCGCCGCCTGCGCCTGCGCGCTGTCGTTCGGCTCCCACGGGCACAGCGCGTACGGTTGCTTGAGCCGGTCGGCGGCCAGGAAGCCGTGGAAGGTGGCGGATTTCGCCGCTTCGCGGTACAGCCGCTGCGCCTCGCTGGCGTTGCCGGTCTTTTCCGCCAGCCGCGCCTCGAAATACTGCCAGCGCGAATCGCTGCGCTGCGCCGGCGGCATCTTGCGGATCGCGGCCAGCGCCGCCGGCCAGTCGCCGCGCGCCATCGCCTCGCGCGCGCGCCACTCGTGCAGGCGCTCGTCGTAGGCGGACTCGGGCACGGCGTTGAGCCGGCGCGCCGAATCGGGTCCGTACGAGGCCACCGTCCACAGCGCGATCTGGTACAGCACCGCGCCACGCTGCGCCTCGCTGAACTGCAGGGCCTGGGCGAACTGCGGCAGTTGCCGCTCGGCCGCGTCCGGGTCGGCCTTGCCCAGTTTCTCCAGCCCGTCCACCGCCACCTTGCGGCTGCGCTCGGTCTTGGGCCAGCCCAGCGCACGCGGATGCACCGCGTCCAGGAACGCGGCGTAGTCGTTGGCCAGGGCCAGCTCGGCGGCGGGCAGGCCGCGCGCGGCGGCACGCATCACCGCCGGCTGCTGCGCGTCCGCGGCGGCTTCCACGCGCGCCCAGCGCAGCGCATCGGTCATGCCGCCGCGCGCCTGCAGCACCGCAAACACCGGATCGCAGGCGTCGGGCAGCGACTTGCCGGCGTTGCGCCACAGCGCCTGCGCTTCGTCCACCCATTGCGCGTCGGCGCGACCGGTGGCCTGGCGCGCGTTGAGCTGGGCGCAGCGCAGGCCCAGGTTCTCGGTGGGTTTCCAGTTCGCCAGCAGCGCCGGCCAGTCCTCGCGCCGCGCCAGCGCCGGCAGCCACAGCGCGCGGAAGCTTTCGGCCACCGGCTGCCCGGCGTAGCGCTTGAGGAAGTCCTGTGCCTGCGCATCGGACACCTTGTCGATGTTGCGGCGCAGGTTGGCGTACTCCAGCCAGCCGTACAGCGGATGCTGCTTGAACGCGGCCGCGCGGACCGGATCGAAACGGCCTTGCTCGGCGTCGTCGATCGCCGAGCGGATCGCCGGGCGTTGCGCGTCCAGGGACTGGGCGAGGGCGGAAACCGGGCCGCACACCGCGGCGACGAACAGCAGGAGAGACGTGCGCAGGATCATGCGCGGGACTATACCGAACGCCGATGAATCGCCGTTTCAACTGGCGATGGCGATACTGTCGCATCCGCCAGCACGGCTGCGACGATGGGGGGCCGCGTCGCCCAGGTGGGCCGGCGAGTGCGCTGGAGGCATCGAGGTCATCGTGGCGACCGACGGAGCCACGGCACGTGGTGTCAGTGCGATGCCCTGCAGCGTTTGCAGATCGGCATCGCGCGCCGGGCCGTCCGCTGCCCCGGCACGGGCGGGTGAGGCGCGGAGGCAACTTCGTGCGCTTGAGCGCTGCGGGATGCTTCGCGCCGTACCCTCACCCCAACCCCTCTCCCGGGGGGAGAGGGGTTTGAGCGTGCGGGGCGCCGCGTAAGCCATCGAGACCGCACTTCCCTTCTCCCACCGGGAGAAGGTGCCCCGCAGGGGCGGATGAGGGTACGAGCGCCGCTGTGGACAACGACAGCTAACGCAGCCAGGCATTGCGAGGCGCTTCGCGCCGTACCTTCACCTCAACCCCTCTCCCGGGGGAGAGGGGCTTCGGCATTGCGTCGCCGTTTGACGGGGGCTCGCGACCCCGTGTCTACCAGATCGACCAGTCGTCGCGACGGCCCGCGCTTTGCCCGCCGGATGCTTGCACGGCGTTTACAATTTGTTTACAAGGAATGCCACGCCGTCGCGGTGCAGGGGGTCGCAGCGGCCGACCCACATCCTTTCTGGAGAGAGAGACGGATGAATTTCCTGCACCGCCATCCTTTGGTCTTCGCGGTCTCCATGACGCTGCTCGGCGGCGTCTCCGCCACCGCCGGGGCCCAGCAACAGACGCCCCCGGCTGCCCCCGGCAGTGCCACCACCCTCGACAGCGTCCAGGTCACCGGCACCCGCATCCGCCGCGCCGAAGTGGAGGGCCAGGTGCCGGTGCAGACCCTGAGCCGCGCCGACATCGAACGCACCGGCCTGACCTCCATCGGCGATGTGCTGCAGGAACTCACCGCCTCCGGTTCGGCCTTGAACGCCAAGTTCAATTCCTCCGGCAATTTCGGTTTCCCGCCCGACGGCAGCGGCGTCGGCGCCGGTTCGGCGCAGGTGGATCTGCGCCATCTGGGCGCCAAGCGCGTGCTGGTGCTGGTCGACGGCATGCGCTGGGTCAACGAGTCCTCCGCCTCGGGCGTGGGCGCGGCCACCGACCTCAATACCATTCCGCTGGCGATCGTCGAACGCGTCGAGGTGCTGGAGGACGGCGCCTCGTCGCTGTACGGCTCGGACGCCATCGCCGGCGTGGTCAACATCATCACCCGGCGCAATTTCGAAGGTGGCCAGGTCACGCTGAACTACGGCGAGTACGACAAGGGCGACGGCGCCAACAAGGGCGTGGACCTGGCCTGGGGCCACAGCACCGCGCGCACCAGCCTGTTCCTCGGCGCCAGCTACACCAAGCAGGATCCGATCTACGCCCGCGACCGTGCGCAGTCGCTGTATCCGATCCCCGGCACCGGCCTGACCTTCGGCAGTTCGGCCACGCCGGACGGGCGCTTCATCTTCGTCGATCCCAACACCGGCGCCGAGCAGAACCTGACGCCGAACAGCGGCGTCGGCGCGCCGCGCTACGACGGCGCCGGCGGCTGTACCCGCAGCGACGACTACCACTGCTTCACCACCGCCGACCGCTACAACTTCGCCGCGTCCAACCTGCTGCTGACGCCGTCCGAGCGCAAGGGTGTGTTCGGCCAGTTCCGCTTCTTCTTCAACGACGACGTGCAGTGGTACCTGAAGCTGCTCGGCAACCGCCGCGAATCGACCAACCAGGCCGCGCCGGAGCCGATCTTCCTCGGGCCCGACGCCGGCACCGGCAATCCGCTGGCCGACAACATCGTCATCTCCGCCGCCAACCCGTACAACCCGTTCGGCTTCGCGCTGGATTCGGCCAGCAACCTGATCATGATCGGGCGCCGCCCGGTGGAAGGCGGCCCGCGCGTGTTCGAGCAGCGCGTGGACACCCAGTACGTCGGTACCGGCTTCATCGGCAGCTTCGAGAGCGCAGACCGCACCTGGTTCTGGGACGTCAACGGCGCCTACAGCAAGAACAAGGCCGAGCAGACCAACTACGGCAGCTACAACATCTACAACATCAACCTGGCGCTGGGCGATCCGGCGGCGTGCGCGGCGGTGGCCGGCTGCGTGCCGCTGAACATCTTCGGCGGCGCCGGCAGCATCACCCCGGACATGCTGCGCTGGATCCAGCCGGTGGTGCACGACCGCAGCCAGAACGAACTGACCCAGTTCACCGCCAACCTCAGCAGCGACCTGTTCCGGCTACCGGCCGGCGCGGTGTCCTTCGCCACCGGCGTGGAGTACCGCAAGTACGAGGGCTTCTACCGCCCCGATCCGCTGACCGTGATCGGCCACTACAACGGCGTGCCGTCGCTGCCGACGCAGGGCAGCTACGACGTCAAGGAGGCCTACCTCGAACTGAGCGTGCCGATCTTCGCCGACTCGCCGCTGGGCGACAAACTGGACCTGAGCCTGGCCGGGCGCTACTCCGACTACTCCACCTTCGGCGGCAAGTTCACCCCGAAGTACGGCCTGCGCTGGCAGGTGGCGCCGGACTTCGTGCTGCGCGCGAGCTATGCCGAAGGCTTCCGCGCCCCCAGCATCGGCGAACTGTACGGCTCGGCCGCGCGCGCCGACCTGACCCTGTCCGACCCGTGCTCGATCGGCCTGGGCGGCACCGCGCCGCGCGGCAGCGCCAGCAACTGCGCCGCGCTTGGCGTGCCAGCCGGCTACCAACAGGCCAACTCGCAGATCTCGGTGACCACCGGCGGCAACCGCGCGCTGGAGCCGGAGAAGGCGCGCAGCTTCAGTGCCGGCTTCGTCTGGAGCCCGTGGTTCGCCAGCAACGTGCCGTGGTCGGACCGCTTCGACGTGGAGGTGACCTTCTACCGCCACGACATCGACGGCGCGATCCAGGCGATCAATGCGCAGACCCAGCTCGACCTGTGCGTGGATACGCTGTCGCCGACCTACTGCGACGGCATCACCCGCGCCTCCACCGGCGGCATCAACGGCTTCAACAACCGCCTGACCAACCTCGGCTCGATCAAGACCGACGGCTGGGACGTGGACCTGTTCTGGAACTCGCCGGAAACCGCCGCCGGCCGCTTCAAGATCGCCTGGCAGAACACCTTCGTCACCCGCTACGTCGCCACCGGCGCCGCCGGCCAGGTGCAGCCGCAACGCCCGGGCGTGGAAGTGGTGGACAGTTCCATTCCCGAGTGGACCAGCAACCTCAGCCTGGACTGGTCGCTTGGCCGCTGGAATGCGTCGTGGACGCTGCGGCACATCTCCGAGCTGACCGAGCAGTGCGGCGACGCGGTCGCGTTCCCGGTGTGCAGCGACCCGGTCGCCGGCACCAACACGCTGGATGCGATCACCTACCACGACCTGCAGGTCGGCTACCGCTTCGACTGGCTCAAGGGCCTGACCCTCAGCGGCGGCGTCAACAACGTCTTCGACAAGGACCCGCCGATCTGCCTGTCGTGCTCGCTCAACGGCTACGACGCCTCCACCTACGGCATCCCCGGCGGCCGCTACCTGTACGTGCGCGCGGATCTGAAGTTCTAGTCGCTGCCCGCGCGATGGCGCCTTGCGGGAGCATGTGTGCGCTCCCGCAGGACACTGCGGATGCGCTGGAGGGGGGGCGACGCCTGGGGATGCCGTAGGAGCGGCTTCAGCCGCGACAGGCATTCCCGGTAAGCCCGTCGCGGCTGAAGCCGCTCCTGCAGGATGCGTCCCGGCGTGCCCATAA of Xanthomonas sacchari contains these proteins:
- a CDS encoding multifunctional CCA addition/repair protein, encoding MKTYLVGGAVRDALLGQPPGDRDWVVVGATPQQMLELGYKQVGRDFPVFLHPRSGEEYALARTERKAGRGYHGFVVQADPSVTLEEDLQRRDFTINAIARDEADGRLVDPYGGARDLEQRVLRHVGPAFAEDPLRVLRAARFMARLAPLGFRVADETLALMRAMAASGELETLVPERVWQELRRSLTSAQPSAFLRTLREAEALRWVLPELDALYGVPQRADYHPEIDTGRHQELVSDMAARLAPGDALVGFAALTHDLGKALTPPEEWPRHLMHEQRGLAPLRALCERLKVPQEQRQLAEIACREHLNVHRLAELRDRTVHELLQRCDGFRKPERIAQLARVCEADKRGRLGSEDADYPQGRDLQRLHAAALAVNARDLAAQGLSGPQIGEALAKARIAAIAAARRELQADTR
- a CDS encoding TonB-dependent receptor, with amino-acid sequence MTLLGGVSATAGAQQQTPPAAPGSATTLDSVQVTGTRIRRAEVEGQVPVQTLSRADIERTGLTSIGDVLQELTASGSALNAKFNSSGNFGFPPDGSGVGAGSAQVDLRHLGAKRVLVLVDGMRWVNESSASGVGAATDLNTIPLAIVERVEVLEDGASSLYGSDAIAGVVNIITRRNFEGGQVTLNYGEYDKGDGANKGVDLAWGHSTARTSLFLGASYTKQDPIYARDRAQSLYPIPGTGLTFGSSATPDGRFIFVDPNTGAEQNLTPNSGVGAPRYDGAGGCTRSDDYHCFTTADRYNFAASNLLLTPSERKGVFGQFRFFFNDDVQWYLKLLGNRRESTNQAAPEPIFLGPDAGTGNPLADNIVISAANPYNPFGFALDSASNLIMIGRRPVEGGPRVFEQRVDTQYVGTGFIGSFESADRTWFWDVNGAYSKNKAEQTNYGSYNIYNINLALGDPAACAAVAGCVPLNIFGGAGSITPDMLRWIQPVVHDRSQNELTQFTANLSSDLFRLPAGAVSFATGVEYRKYEGFYRPDPLTVIGHYNGVPSLPTQGSYDVKEAYLELSVPIFADSPLGDKLDLSLAGRYSDYSTFGGKFTPKYGLRWQVAPDFVLRASYAEGFRAPSIGELYGSAARADLTLSDPCSIGLGGTAPRGSASNCAALGVPAGYQQANSQISVTTGGNRALEPEKARSFSAGFVWSPWFASNVPWSDRFDVEVTFYRHDIDGAIQAINAQTQLDLCVDTLSPTYCDGITRASTGGINGFNNRLTNLGSIKTDGWDVDLFWNSPETAAGRFKIAWQNTFVTRYVATGAAGQVQPQRPGVEVVDSSIPEWTSNLSLDWSLGRWNASWTLRHISELTEQCGDAVAFPVCSDPVAGTNTLDAITYHDLQVGYRFDWLKGLTLSGGVNNVFDKDPPICLSCSLNGYDASTYGIPGGRYLYVRADLKF
- a CDS encoding transglycosylase SLT domain-containing protein; translated protein: MILRTSLLLFVAAVCGPVSALAQSLDAQRPAIRSAIDDAEQGRFDPVRAAAFKQHPLYGWLEYANLRRNIDKVSDAQAQDFLKRYAGQPVAESFRALWLPALARREDWPALLANWKPTENLGLRCAQLNARQATGRADAQWVDEAQALWRNAGKSLPDACDPVFAVLQARGGMTDALRWARVEAAADAQQPAVMRAAARGLPAAELALANDYAAFLDAVHPRALGWPKTERSRKVAVDGLEKLGKADPDAAERQLPQFAQALQFSEAQRGAVLYQIALWTVASYGPDSARRLNAVPESAYDERLHEWRAREAMARGDWPAALAAIRKMPPAQRSDSRWQYFEARLAEKTGNASEAQRLYREAAKSATFHGFLAADRLKQPYALCPWEPNDSAQAQAAVARDPALIRALELFKIDRAGWAVAEWNDALSRFDDTQRRLAVEVASANGWFDRAVFGLGKRPEEQRLYTLRFPLHHAETIRREAGRNAIDPAWVAAEIRAESVFNPNARSPANAMGLMQVVPATGASIARNLGLAGYGGAASLYDPDTNIAIGTAYLRQLLNTYGLPYLTIAAYNAGPGPASRWQTQRPGHDPDFWIETVSYKETREYVARILAFSVIYDWRLNGDALPVTERMLGKLDAPRKKFVCEAAGAAAGNRE